In Myxocyprinus asiaticus isolate MX2 ecotype Aquarium Trade chromosome 8, UBuf_Myxa_2, whole genome shotgun sequence, a single genomic region encodes these proteins:
- the LOC127444609 gene encoding lectin-like: MGKTGMRFLLMTLFFATIKRDDAAGHANVTAHCPMPKHCNVAGFNDWYKVGRECVNYFNTNLNFSDAEFSCRSKVPGGHLVSLHNKRANDDIQCIVEKLNPKHLRIWLGGYEFFKTGKFFWTDGSHWDYEIWTPGEPNNIFTSTEDCVEMNWNHVGKWNDDSCMNKKSYLCAFKLKCNSEQ; the protein is encoded by the exons ATG GGTAAAACGGGAATGAGATTTTTGTTGATGACACTCTTTTTTGCAACAATAAAGAGAG ATGATGCAGCAGGCCATGCAAATGTCACAGCACACTGTCCTATGCCTAAACACTGTAATGTGGCTGGCTTTAATGACTGGTACAAAGTGGGCAGGGAATGTGTCAATTATTTCAACACGAATCTCAACTTCTCTGATGCTGAG TTCAGCTGTAGGAGCAAAGTCCCTGGTGGACACCTGGTGTCACTGCATAATAAACGGGCAAACGATGATATACAATGCATTGTGGAGAAGTTGAACCCAAAACACCTTCGCATTTGGCTTGGGGGCTATGAATTTTTTAAG ACTGGCAAATTTTTTTGGACTGATGGTTCCCACTGGGACTATGAAATCTGGACACCTGGTGAGCCTAACAACATCTTCACTAGCACGGAGGATTGTGTGGAGATGAACTGGAACC ACGTCGGCAAGTGGAATGATGATTCTTGTATGAACAAGAAATCCTATTTGTGTGCCTTCAAGCTAAAATGCAACTCTGAGCAGTAG